From Halalkalicoccus sp. CG83, one genomic window encodes:
- a CDS encoding DUF2070 family protein, producing the protein MTTAQSDLADLSRYVFRAPRWHASLAVALCVAAVVGVASFDSATGAVAPIAELRVVGHDAWQGIFYVWVPTIVAAIATTGVDRFLGGQFTPNRSALLALVGELLVVAVLVWADVFEMLVGLGQPFIFDALIVGLASVFAMRLLVVMAVSRSSLPVAAIPAGIQTAVAAALLFVYGGTYRYVEIGGPIFDGSLRPYLIRTEEAPAALTGLAPRHFSLLVALCALYAVGVHLFLAAIDRPWRRSFGVSVLDFLRGFIGHVAEGSRELEVFFERLGEEAIVPVTVLAFRRPGGEEKARFVLPMIHPGPMGEIGGGNVPTRIARQTDGLAFPPHATAGHDFNLVTEREVDSLLEAARRAHDRIDYAPTASTGVRVRAGEASVLGQRFGDGGLLVSTFAPGFADDIDYGVGLTARARARAAGLEDVLVADAHNSNNGLSGPDLGHVTPGSTRSFDLIEAATEAGERMVDGVDGRLRLGTAWDRTEWTTEEGIGPLGVRVAVVAVGDHTTAYVLIDGNNMEPGLRDRLVAALDEVDAAEVLTTDTHVVNTVEATNQVGAAIDHDELEALVGRLVGAAIDDLEPVEAGLATERTSVTVFGNDRTESLASTANAAVTLGGAFAVAVTVAVLAVSLLLLVLT; encoded by the coding sequence ATGACGACAGCCCAGAGCGATCTCGCCGACCTCTCGCGGTACGTCTTTCGGGCGCCGCGATGGCACGCCAGTCTGGCGGTCGCGCTGTGTGTCGCGGCCGTCGTCGGCGTCGCGTCGTTCGATTCCGCGACGGGAGCCGTCGCACCCATCGCCGAGCTTCGAGTCGTCGGCCACGACGCCTGGCAGGGGATCTTCTACGTCTGGGTGCCGACGATCGTCGCGGCGATCGCGACGACCGGCGTCGACCGATTTCTCGGCGGGCAGTTCACGCCGAACCGGTCGGCGCTGCTCGCGCTCGTGGGGGAACTGCTCGTCGTCGCCGTGCTAGTGTGGGCGGACGTCTTCGAGATGCTCGTCGGTCTCGGCCAGCCGTTCATCTTCGACGCGCTCATCGTCGGGCTGGCGTCCGTGTTCGCCATGCGCCTGCTCGTGGTGATGGCGGTGTCCCGGTCGTCGCTGCCCGTGGCCGCGATCCCCGCGGGCATCCAGACCGCCGTCGCGGCCGCGTTGTTGTTCGTCTACGGGGGCACCTACCGGTACGTCGAGATCGGCGGCCCGATCTTCGACGGCTCGCTTCGACCGTACCTGATCCGCACCGAGGAGGCGCCCGCGGCGCTCACGGGGCTCGCGCCGCGACATTTCTCGCTTCTGGTCGCCCTCTGCGCGCTGTACGCCGTCGGCGTCCACCTCTTTCTCGCGGCGATCGACCGCCCGTGGCGGCGAAGCTTCGGCGTCTCGGTACTCGATTTCCTCCGGGGGTTCATCGGTCACGTCGCCGAGGGCTCTCGCGAACTCGAGGTGTTCTTCGAGCGACTCGGCGAGGAGGCGATCGTCCCCGTTACAGTGCTCGCCTTTCGCCGCCCGGGCGGCGAGGAGAAAGCCCGGTTCGTCCTCCCGATGATCCATCCGGGGCCCATGGGCGAGATCGGCGGCGGCAACGTCCCGACTCGGATCGCCCGGCAGACCGACGGGCTCGCGTTCCCCCCGCACGCGACCGCCGGCCACGACTTCAACCTCGTTACCGAGCGTGAGGTGGACTCGCTGCTCGAAGCGGCAAGACGGGCCCACGACCGGATCGACTACGCCCCGACCGCGAGCACGGGCGTCCGCGTCCGGGCGGGCGAGGCGTCGGTACTCGGCCAGCGCTTCGGCGACGGCGGGCTGTTGGTCTCGACGTTCGCGCCGGGGTTCGCCGACGACATCGACTACGGTGTCGGGCTCACTGCTCGGGCACGAGCGCGGGCCGCGGGCCTCGAGGACGTGCTCGTTGCGGACGCCCACAACAGTAACAACGGGCTGTCCGGTCCTGATCTGGGCCACGTCACGCCCGGCAGCACGCGCTCGTTCGACCTCATCGAGGCCGCAACCGAGGCCGGCGAGCGAATGGTCGACGGCGTCGACGGACGACTCCGCCTCGGGACCGCCTGGGACCGCACCGAGTGGACGACCGAGGAGGGGATCGGCCCGCTTGGCGTGCGGGTCGCCGTCGTCGCGGTCGGCGATCACACCACCGCCTACGTGCTGATCGACGGTAATAACATGGAACCGGGACTTCGCGACCGGCTCGTGGCGGCGCTCGATGAGGTCGACGCCGCGGAGGTGCTGACCACCGATACTCACGTCGTCAACACGGTCGAGGCGACGAACCAGGTCGGGGCCGCGATCGATCACGACGAACTCGAAGCGCTCGTGGGCCGACTGGTCGGGGCCGCGATCGACGATCTCGAACCGGTTGAGGCCGGGCTGGCGACCGAACGAACCTCGGTGACGGTGTTCGGCAACGACCGAACCGAGTCGCTCGCCAGCACGGCCAACGCCGCGGTGACGCTTGGCGGTGCGTTCGCCGTCGCGGTCACCGTCGCCGTCCTGGCCGTGAGCCTCTTGCTGTTGGTTCTGACGTAA
- a CDS encoding GMP synthase subunit A, whose protein sequence is MTRIVVIDNHGQFTHLEHRALRDMGVDTEVIDNDTPPEEIDADGLVLSGGPDIDRAGNCGEYLELDVPVFGICLGMQVIAAELGGEIAGGEYGGYADVTVEITDAEDPLVGSLAPETRVWASHADEVKEVPDGFARTARSEVCGVEAMSDVDRELYGVQWHPEVAHTERGEEVFENFAARCRD, encoded by the coding sequence ATGACCCGGATCGTCGTGATCGACAACCACGGCCAGTTCACCCACCTCGAACACCGCGCGCTGCGGGACATGGGCGTCGATACCGAGGTGATCGACAACGACACCCCGCCCGAGGAGATCGACGCCGACGGGCTCGTCCTCTCGGGCGGCCCCGACATCGATCGGGCGGGCAACTGCGGCGAGTACCTCGAGCTCGACGTTCCGGTGTTCGGGATCTGTCTAGGGATGCAGGTGATCGCCGCGGAACTCGGCGGCGAGATCGCGGGCGGGGAGTACGGCGGCTACGCCGACGTCACCGTCGAAATCACCGACGCGGAGGACCCCCTCGTGGGCTCGCTCGCCCCGGAGACTCGCGTCTGGGCGAGCCACGCCGACGAGGTGAAGGAGGTTCCCGACGGCTTTGCACGCACCGCGAGAAGCGAGGTCTGTGGGGTCGAGGCGATGAGCGACGTGGACAGGGAACTCTACGGCGTCCAGTGGCATCCCGAGGTGGCCCACACCGAGCGCGGTGAGGAGGTCTTCGAGAACTTCGCCGCCCGCTGTCGTGACTGA
- a CDS encoding cobyric acid synthase — protein MTRTLLVAGTASHVGKSTVVAGLCRHLADRGVEVAPFKAQNMSNNARAVPIADDPVGAGEIGVSQYVQARAARIEASTDLNPVLLKPRGDGESQLVVHGEAVGDYASDEYYEEGWHRAREAALESYERLASEYEVVIAEGAGSIAEINLHERDLANVETARFANADVLVLCDIERGGAFASLYGTLELMPEDVRERVLGAVITKFRGDSSLLEPGIEEIEERTGVPILGILPYDDPGLPAEDSVSLPATGETAVLGEDAHDERVRIAVPRLSRISNFTDLEPLAAEPGVRVVYGPPETLLDGPDVPHAVVLPGTKNTVDDLLELHEAGFADRLREFDGPIVGLCGGYQMLGERITNADIEGTGDESVVEGFGLLPVVTRFSEEKRVERVERELRSVGPLSGANGRVSGYEIHMGETSGLEPVARPFEGGESGAATDRVLGTYLHGLFENRIARDAFLDRVFADAERARPDGGDRPPTTPYDRAARLVSDHLDVRRVFPEPDAEEP, from the coding sequence GTGACCCGAACGCTGCTCGTGGCGGGGACCGCGAGCCACGTCGGAAAGAGCACCGTCGTCGCGGGACTCTGTCGCCACCTCGCCGACCGGGGAGTGGAGGTCGCGCCGTTCAAGGCCCAGAACATGTCGAACAACGCCCGCGCGGTACCGATCGCGGACGATCCCGTCGGAGCGGGCGAGATCGGCGTCTCCCAGTACGTCCAGGCTCGTGCAGCACGGATCGAGGCGTCGACGGATCTCAACCCGGTGCTCCTGAAGCCCCGCGGCGACGGCGAGAGCCAGCTCGTCGTCCACGGCGAGGCCGTCGGCGACTACGCGAGCGACGAGTACTACGAGGAGGGGTGGCACCGCGCCCGCGAGGCCGCCCTCGAGTCCTACGAGCGGCTCGCCAGCGAGTACGAGGTCGTGATCGCGGAGGGAGCGGGGTCGATCGCGGAGATCAACCTCCACGAGCGCGACCTGGCGAACGTCGAGACCGCCCGCTTCGCCAACGCGGACGTGCTCGTGCTCTGTGACATCGAGCGTGGCGGGGCGTTCGCGAGCCTCTACGGTACCCTCGAGCTGATGCCCGAGGACGTCCGCGAGCGCGTTCTCGGCGCCGTCATAACCAAGTTCCGCGGCGACTCTTCACTGTTAGAGCCGGGGATCGAGGAAATCGAGGAGCGGACCGGCGTTCCCATCCTCGGGATCCTCCCGTACGACGACCCCGGACTTCCCGCGGAGGACAGCGTCTCGCTCCCGGCGACGGGCGAGACGGCGGTCCTCGGCGAGGACGCCCACGACGAACGCGTTCGGATCGCGGTGCCGCGCCTCTCGCGAATCTCGAACTTCACCGATCTCGAGCCGCTCGCGGCCGAACCGGGCGTCAGAGTCGTATACGGCCCGCCCGAGACCCTCCTCGACGGGCCCGACGTCCCACACGCGGTCGTCCTCCCCGGTACGAAGAACACCGTCGACGACCTGCTCGAACTCCACGAGGCGGGCTTCGCGGATCGGCTGCGGGAGTTCGACGGGCCGATCGTCGGCCTCTGTGGCGGCTATCAGATGCTCGGCGAGCGGATCACGAACGCCGACATCGAGGGGACTGGTGACGAGTCGGTCGTGGAGGGGTTCGGCCTACTGCCGGTCGTGACCCGGTTCTCCGAGGAGAAGCGGGTCGAACGCGTCGAGCGAGAACTCCGGAGCGTCGGCCCGCTCTCCGGAGCGAACGGACGGGTGAGCGGCTACGAGATCCACATGGGCGAGACGTCGGGGCTCGAACCCGTCGCGCGGCCCTTCGAGGGCGGCGAGTCGGGTGCGGCGACCGATCGTGTGCTCGGGACCTATCTCCACGGGCTCTTCGAGAACCGGATCGCCCGGGACGCGTTTCTCGATCGGGTCTTCGCGGACGCCGAACGCGCTCGGCCCGACGGAGGTGATCGGCCACCGACGACGCCGTACGATCGGGCGGCGCGGCTGGTCTCGGATCACCTAGACGTCAGGAGGGTGTTTCCCGAACCCGATGCCGAGGAACCGTGA
- a CDS encoding HalOD1 output domain-containing protein, giving the protein MTAEEDRNGTAGGSQSDVHRAYHDFEGRRALSTTIIAAIEEATDLTGPSSLVLADVVDPDCLDGLFRPVRHRTDRDDGTVQFPLETYWVTIHADGEIVICRRDD; this is encoded by the coding sequence ATGACCGCCGAAGAGGATCGAAACGGGACCGCAGGGGGCTCCCAGTCCGACGTCCATCGGGCCTACCACGACTTCGAGGGGCGACGTGCACTCAGCACGACGATCATCGCGGCGATCGAGGAAGCGACCGACCTCACGGGCCCCTCCTCGCTCGTTCTGGCGGACGTCGTCGATCCGGACTGTCTCGACGGGCTGTTCCGACCGGTCCGCCACCGGACGGATCGCGACGACGGGACGGTGCAGTTCCCGCTCGAGACCTACTGGGTGACGATCCACGCCGACGGCGAGATCGTCATCTGCCGGCGGGACGACTAG
- a CDS encoding adenosylcobinamide amidohydrolase, whose translation MFETRVREGVLRLRRPGTRWLSTGPSGGRHDGPVAYNVSVPDGWERTDLETYVAERRRVAGFEPAGPTLLTGVDLEHARGARCGPVEAVVTAGVSNPAALPMEPSGEASVDEARGETGTVNVLLGTERALPAGAFANLVAIAAEAKAATLLAEVGVPGTTTDAVVVACDPAGERREFTGSATEVGAAARACVREAVAASLESRYADRERPTSVAGAEYGIETTERAEVFVP comes from the coding sequence ATGTTTGAGACGCGGGTGCGCGAGGGCGTGTTGCGGCTCCGTCGTCCCGGAACGCGCTGGCTGAGCACGGGACCGTCGGGCGGCCGCCACGACGGTCCCGTCGCCTACAACGTCTCGGTGCCCGATGGCTGGGAGCGGACGGACCTCGAGACGTACGTAGCGGAGCGGCGCCGCGTGGCCGGGTTCGAGCCGGCGGGGCCGACGCTGCTGACGGGCGTCGACCTCGAACACGCCAGAGGAGCACGCTGTGGTCCCGTCGAGGCGGTCGTGACCGCGGGCGTCTCGAACCCCGCGGCGCTGCCGATGGAGCCGTCGGGCGAGGCGAGCGTCGACGAGGCGAGGGGAGAGACGGGCACCGTGAACGTCCTTCTCGGCACCGAGCGCGCCCTCCCGGCGGGGGCGTTCGCGAACCTCGTCGCGATCGCGGCGGAGGCGAAGGCGGCGACGCTGCTCGCCGAGGTAGGGGTCCCGGGCACGACGACCGACGCGGTGGTCGTCGCCTGCGACCCCGCCGGCGAGCGACGCGAGTTCACCGGCAGCGCGACCGAGGTCGGTGCCGCGGCACGCGCGTGCGTTCGCGAGGCGGTGGCCGCGAGCCTCGAGTCGCGCTACGCCGATCGGGAGCGTCCGACCTCCGTCGCCGGGGCCGAGTACGGGATCGAGACGACCGAGCGTGCGGAGGTGTTCGTCCCGTGA
- a CDS encoding helix-turn-helix transcriptional regulator has product MDASPTDRLSDLPPSAKLVFVTLKRHGSLTQREIREESLLVARTARYALSRLEEEGLIEVRISFRDARQRIYTLSEAGETAAQPAPA; this is encoded by the coding sequence ATGGACGCGTCTCCAACGGATCGGCTATCGGATCTGCCCCCGAGCGCGAAGCTCGTGTTCGTCACCCTGAAGCGACACGGCTCGCTCACCCAGCGGGAGATCCGAGAGGAGTCGTTGTTGGTGGCTCGGACGGCTCGATACGCACTCTCTCGACTGGAGGAGGAAGGACTGATCGAGGTACGGATCTCGTTCAGGGATGCCCGACAGCGCATCTACACCCTCTCGGAGGCGGGCGAAACGGCAGCCCAGCCAGCACCGGCCTGA
- a CDS encoding pyridoxal phosphate-dependent aminotransferase, translating into MDPEATRRVERVPHGGCTDPTITDFSANVNPEVPTGVTRVYEEALAASKRYPADDYAAYRSVAGEYVGCEPRGVVPTPGGLAGIRLAIGAFVEPGDSVLVPYPSFGEYEREVELQGARVERVPHDAVLAADPADHAMAIVCNPNNPTGTAYDPDELLDLLERCRATDTVLLVDEAFLGFTDRPSLAGREGAVVARSLTKLFGLPGLRAGFLAASDPFADRLERARPAWNLGTPAAEVGAHCMRQESFVEETRERVASERNRMAAALAERYEVHPSEAPFLLLDVADPGVDRVLSALRAAEITARDARSFRGLDSHLRVAVRLPEENDRLLDVLLDV; encoded by the coding sequence ATGGATCCGGAGGCGACACGGCGGGTCGAGCGCGTCCCACACGGGGGATGTACCGATCCGACGATCACCGACTTCAGCGCGAACGTCAACCCGGAGGTTCCGACGGGCGTGACACGGGTCTACGAGGAAGCACTCGCGGCGTCGAAGCGTTATCCCGCCGACGACTACGCCGCCTACCGGAGCGTCGCCGGCGAGTACGTCGGCTGCGAGCCCCGAGGAGTGGTGCCAACGCCGGGTGGACTCGCGGGCATCCGGCTGGCGATCGGCGCGTTCGTCGAGCCCGGCGACTCCGTGCTGGTTCCGTATCCGAGCTTCGGGGAGTACGAACGCGAGGTCGAACTCCAGGGCGCTCGCGTCGAGCGCGTACCGCACGACGCGGTGCTCGCGGCCGACCCGGCCGACCACGCGATGGCGATCGTCTGCAACCCGAACAACCCGACCGGGACGGCCTACGACCCGGACGAACTCCTCGACCTCCTCGAGCGGTGTCGGGCGACCGACACCGTGCTCCTGGTCGACGAGGCGTTTCTCGGCTTCACCGACCGGCCGTCGCTCGCCGGCCGCGAGGGGGCGGTCGTGGCGCGTTCGCTGACGAAGCTGTTCGGCCTGCCGGGGCTTCGCGCCGGCTTCCTGGCCGCGTCCGACCCGTTCGCCGACCGGCTCGAGCGCGCTCGGCCCGCCTGGAACCTGGGGACGCCCGCCGCCGAGGTCGGCGCCCACTGCATGCGCCAGGAGTCGTTCGTCGAGGAGACCCGCGAGCGGGTGGCGAGCGAGCGAAACCGAATGGCGGCGGCGCTCGCCGAGCGCTACGAGGTCCACCCCTCCGAGGCGCCGTTCCTCCTGCTCGACGTCGCCGACCCCGGCGTCGATAGGGTGCTCTCCGCGCTCCGCGCGGCGGAGATAACCGCCCGTGACGCGCGCAGTTTCCGAGGGCTCGACTCGCACCTGCGCGTCGCGGTCCGGCTCCCCGAGGAGAACGACCGGCTGCTCGACGTCCTTCTCGATGTTTGA
- a CDS encoding NTP transferase domain-containing protein has translation MCGGRGTRLGLEEEKPLVEIDGRAMVDRVLEALANSAVDHVYAVVSPNAPETRAHLEGRVSTIGTPGEGYVADLDCALDRVDRSVLTAAADLPLLALDAVDAVLARHEGESTTVCVPAALKRELGVSVDTAFEHEGRELAPTGLNVVDGGDDRIEVSEDPRLAVNVNRARDAVVAERLLSLGANDTNLGEV, from the coding sequence ATGTGCGGCGGGCGCGGAACCCGCCTGGGGCTCGAGGAGGAGAAGCCGCTCGTCGAGATCGACGGGCGGGCGATGGTCGATCGCGTCCTGGAGGCGCTCGCCAACAGCGCGGTCGATCACGTCTACGCGGTGGTCTCGCCGAACGCGCCGGAGACCCGCGCGCATCTCGAGGGGCGCGTCTCGACGATCGGGACGCCCGGCGAGGGCTACGTCGCGGATCTCGACTGCGCGCTCGATCGGGTCGACCGATCCGTCCTCACCGCCGCCGCGGACCTGCCGCTTCTGGCACTCGACGCCGTCGACGCCGTGCTCGCTCGACACGAGGGGGAATCGACGACCGTCTGTGTGCCGGCGGCGCTGAAGCGCGAACTCGGGGTGAGCGTCGACACGGCGTTCGAGCACGAGGGACGGGAGCTCGCGCCGACGGGGCTCAACGTCGTCGACGGGGGCGACGACCGGATCGAGGTGAGCGAGGACCCCCGGCTGGCCGTCAACGTCAACCGTGCCCGCGACGCCGTCGTCGCCGAACGGCTCCTGTCGCTCGGAGCGAACGATACTAACCTCGGGGAGGTGTGA
- a CDS encoding DUF192 domain-containing protein → MYLVHDDAPLATRVEVADSFLARARGLMFRRSLPEGYALVFEFGRPVVRSLHMLFVPFPIDAVWLVDDRVTRVARLDSWIGFARGRADTIVELPAGTTAAVEPGDVVRVEDAGRTDG, encoded by the coding sequence GTGTACCTGGTCCACGATGACGCTCCGCTCGCGACCCGCGTCGAGGTCGCGGACTCGTTTCTCGCGCGGGCCCGCGGGCTGATGTTCCGGCGGTCACTGCCCGAGGGATACGCTCTCGTCTTCGAGTTCGGCCGGCCCGTGGTCCGCTCGCTGCACATGCTGTTCGTCCCGTTCCCGATCGACGCCGTCTGGCTGGTCGACGATCGAGTGACCCGCGTCGCGCGACTCGATTCCTGGATCGGGTTCGCCCGCGGGCGGGCGGATACGATCGTCGAACTCCCCGCCGGGACGACCGCCGCCGTCGAACCCGGCGACGTCGTCCGCGTCGAAGACGCCGGTCGAACGGACGGCTGA
- a CDS encoding DUF7097 family protein: protein MERTPNDTPVGVDDPYEHVERCDHLTDDGRCRYAFEHAERDPEFARERREDGYACLVGEEGNDWSDCPHFRSRATDRECVRCGLEERRMAHSGERPLLEEHHLSYPGDGEEPGHEITVYLCRWCHARIHRSWARIDDDVSPDPEAFAEREERRSRELDETGFESAAERYDR from the coding sequence ATGGAGCGGACGCCCAACGACACGCCGGTCGGCGTCGACGATCCCTACGAGCACGTCGAGCGCTGCGATCACCTCACCGACGACGGCCGGTGTCGCTACGCCTTCGAGCACGCCGAGCGCGACCCGGAGTTCGCCCGCGAGCGCCGCGAGGACGGCTACGCGTGTCTCGTCGGCGAGGAGGGAAACGACTGGAGCGACTGCCCGCACTTCCGATCGCGGGCGACCGACCGGGAGTGTGTGCGCTGTGGCCTCGAGGAGCGCCGCATGGCCCACTCGGGGGAGCGCCCCCTGCTCGAAGAACACCACCTCTCCTATCCGGGCGACGGCGAGGAGCCGGGCCACGAGATCACGGTCTACCTCTGTCGGTGGTGTCACGCGAGGATCCACCGTTCGTGGGCACGGATCGACGACGACGTCTCGCCCGATCCGGAGGCGTTCGCCGAGCGGGAGGAACGGCGCAGCCGCGAACTCGACGAGACCGGGTTCGAGTCGGCCGCCGAACGCTACGACCGCTGA
- a CDS encoding (R)-citramalate synthase → MKHDALFSDGFEPPEEVRLLDTTLRDGEQAPGISMSPEQKAEIARTLDAAKVPFIEAGSACTGEGERRTIRRVTDLDLDATVTSFARGVRSDVDLALDCGVGGVTLVVPASDRHIEGKVGTSREAVIDRTAELVEYAKDHDLWVEVIGEDGSRADLDFLETLMAGAIDAGADRICYADTVGHASPHQAYEAVSRLAALGPTSTHTHDDLGLGMANALASVAAGADLVHATVNGVGERAGNVALEEVAIALSHCYGIETVDTTMLYDLAQLVSRATGVELPPNKAVIGQNAFAHESGIHTDGTLKDERMYEPYPPERVGRERRLVLGKHTGRAGARAALAEHGVEVDDEGLGEIVDRVKEIADRGKRVTDADLLAIAEEVRGESRDRRVELVDLTAASGSGTPTASVRLTVDGEERVASGVGSGPVDAAVSAVREALGSAANAHLESYHVDAITGGTDAVVTVEVTMSRDDDSVTVARSHADITHASVTAMVDALDRLLVSSVRAPVADD, encoded by the coding sequence TTGAAACACGACGCTCTCTTCAGCGACGGCTTCGAACCGCCCGAGGAGGTCCGCCTCCTCGACACTACGCTCCGCGACGGCGAGCAGGCGCCCGGCATCTCGATGTCGCCCGAGCAGAAGGCCGAGATCGCCCGCACGCTCGACGCCGCGAAGGTGCCGTTCATCGAGGCCGGCAGCGCCTGCACCGGCGAGGGAGAGCGCCGCACCATCCGCCGGGTGACCGATCTGGACCTCGACGCGACGGTGACCAGTTTCGCCCGCGGCGTACGGAGCGACGTCGACCTCGCGCTCGACTGCGGCGTCGGCGGGGTCACGCTGGTCGTCCCCGCGAGCGACCGCCACATCGAGGGGAAGGTCGGCACCTCCCGCGAGGCGGTGATCGACCGGACCGCGGAGCTGGTCGAGTACGCGAAGGACCACGACCTCTGGGTCGAGGTCATCGGCGAGGACGGCTCGCGTGCGGATCTCGACTTCCTCGAGACCCTCATGGCTGGCGCGATCGACGCGGGTGCCGACCGAATCTGTTACGCCGACACGGTCGGCCACGCCAGCCCCCACCAGGCCTACGAGGCCGTCTCGCGGCTCGCCGCGCTCGGACCGACGAGCACCCACACCCACGACGACCTCGGACTGGGGATGGCGAACGCGCTCGCGAGCGTCGCCGCCGGCGCTGACCTCGTCCACGCCACGGTCAACGGCGTCGGCGAGCGCGCGGGCAACGTCGCCCTCGAGGAGGTCGCGATCGCGCTCTCGCACTGCTACGGGATCGAGACGGTCGACACGACGATGCTCTACGACCTCGCACAGCTCGTCTCGCGGGCTACGGGCGTCGAACTGCCGCCCAACAAGGCGGTGATCGGTCAGAACGCCTTCGCCCACGAGAGCGGCATCCACACCGACGGCACGCTCAAGGACGAGCGCATGTACGAGCCCTACCCGCCCGAGCGGGTGGGCCGCGAGCGCCGGCTGGTCCTCGGCAAACACACCGGGCGAGCCGGTGCGCGGGCCGCCCTCGCCGAACACGGCGTCGAGGTGGACGACGAGGGACTCGGCGAGATCGTCGACCGCGTAAAGGAGATCGCGGACCGCGGAAAGCGCGTCACCGACGCCGACCTGCTCGCGATCGCCGAGGAGGTCCGCGGCGAGTCGCGCGACCGTCGGGTCGAACTCGTCGATCTCACCGCGGCCAGCGGCAGCGGTACGCCGACCGCGAGCGTTCGACTGACCGTCGACGGCGAGGAACGCGTCGCGAGCGGCGTCGGCAGCGGTCCCGTCGACGCCGCGGTCTCCGCGGTCAGGGAGGCGCTCGGATCGGCCGCGAACGCCCACCTCGAGTCGTACCACGTCGACGCGATCACGGGCGGTACCGACGCGGTGGTCACCGTCGAGGTGACGATGTCTCGGGACGACGACTCGGTGACCGTCGCCCGGAGCCACGCCGACATCACCCACGCGAGCGTGACCGCGATGGTCGACGCGCTGGATCGACTCCTCGTCTCGAGCGTACGGGCACCCGTCGCCGACGACTAG
- a CDS encoding cob(I)yrinic acid a,c-diamide adenosyltransferase: MTPDSPTSDDDRGEKQERRTPAAHAIEPTEPEEFGCVQVWWGDGKGKTTAALGMGFRAAGHGYRVHLLQFMKGGAGSVENVRGEYNAIERLPTFTHEATGEFGWHGFSDGSDDDSHAARARAGLERTRGLCEEPEHHMLILDEVLYAANRGLIEPADVVDLVESKDPDLELVLTGGHSKPEYLYEHADLITNVRKERHMIDAGQGARKGTEY, translated from the coding sequence ATGACACCCGATTCACCTACCTCCGACGACGACCGAGGCGAGAAGCAGGAACGCCGCACGCCGGCCGCCCACGCGATCGAACCTACCGAGCCCGAGGAGTTCGGCTGCGTCCAGGTCTGGTGGGGCGACGGGAAGGGCAAGACCACCGCGGCGCTGGGGATGGGCTTTCGCGCCGCGGGCCACGGCTATCGCGTCCACCTGCTCCAGTTCATGAAGGGCGGCGCCGGGAGCGTCGAGAACGTCCGCGGCGAGTACAACGCGATCGAGCGCCTGCCGACGTTCACCCACGAGGCCACCGGCGAGTTCGGCTGGCACGGCTTCTCCGACGGAAGCGACGACGACTCACACGCCGCCCGCGCGAGGGCCGGTCTCGAGCGCACTCGCGGACTCTGCGAGGAGCCCGAGCACCACATGCTGATCCTCGACGAGGTGCTCTACGCCGCCAATCGAGGACTGATCGAGCCCGCGGACGTCGTCGACCTGGTCGAGTCGAAGGACCCCGATCTGGAGCTCGTCCTGACGGGCGGCCACTCGAAGCCCGAGTATCTCTACGAGCACGCCGACCTGATCACGAACGTCCGAAAGGAGCGACACATGATCGACGCCGGCCAGGGCGCCCGGAAGGGTACCGAGTACTGA